A portion of the Paenibacillus sp. PvR098 genome contains these proteins:
- a CDS encoding alpha/beta fold hydrolase, translating into MTLHIGGNVNLVVPISYDPEGKSPNSRVKPRCCLLLHGFTGGPYEIMPLAKHLRKQGIHCHVPTLPGHDKDLKGLGVVTWRDWLDAAASEADKLTRQFGEIDVVGFSMGGLISAYLANRFPVHRLVLLNAAVIYLSRFINDLAERLRCRDWDHLLRVTNTPLPAAFQFMKLARYTRLRELPRISVPTLIAQGKKDQIVHPRSAEYIYHRLRGERELIYFPNSRHMICMEQEAPELFAAVEHFLNVSK; encoded by the coding sequence ATGACGCTTCATATCGGAGGTAACGTTAACCTAGTCGTTCCTATATCCTATGATCCGGAAGGAAAATCGCCGAACTCTCGGGTAAAACCTCGCTGCTGCTTGCTTTTGCACGGATTTACCGGCGGACCTTATGAGATTATGCCGCTAGCCAAGCATTTGCGTAAGCAAGGCATCCATTGCCATGTGCCCACACTACCCGGACACGATAAAGACTTGAAGGGACTTGGCGTCGTCACATGGAGGGATTGGCTGGATGCGGCTGCGAGCGAAGCGGACAAGCTGACACGGCAGTTTGGGGAAATCGATGTGGTTGGTTTTTCAATGGGAGGATTGATTTCCGCTTATTTGGCTAACCGCTTTCCGGTACACAGACTGGTGCTGCTCAATGCGGCGGTGATTTATCTCAGCCGGTTCATCAACGATTTGGCCGAGCGACTTCGCTGCCGCGACTGGGATCATTTGCTCCGCGTTACAAATACGCCTCTTCCCGCAGCCTTTCAATTCATGAAGCTTGCTCGTTATACTAGGCTTCGGGAACTGCCGAGAATTTCAGTACCTACGTTGATCGCACAAGGCAAAAAGGATCAAATCGTGCATCCCCGAAGCGCGGAGTATATATACCACAGGCTAAGGGGCGAAAGAGAATTAATATATTTTCCGAATTCCCGTCACATGATTTGTATGGAGCAAGAGGCGCCGGAATTGTTTGCCGCTGTGGAGCATTTTTTGAATGTTTCGAAATGA
- a CDS encoding peptidylprolyl isomerase, translating to MNALRLRKPSTWICAIALLALITTGCGTKPAPSATENAPQNGGQPAGQNAVNQEQSSKKSWSSPPEMKIDPNKSYQATVTTSKGTFTIELFAKDAPKTVNNFVFLSKEGFYNDITFHRIIQSFMVQTGDPLGNGTGGPGYKFEDELNTPHKYGPGIVAMANSGKNTNGSQFFICTGEDSTSLNMQPNYTIFGKVVEGMDVVQNIAATPVKKGSEPTPSVPTENVTIQSIAITEK from the coding sequence ATGAACGCTTTACGCTTACGGAAACCATCAACTTGGATTTGCGCAATAGCGCTCCTGGCTCTAATTACGACGGGCTGCGGCACGAAGCCGGCACCTTCTGCGACGGAGAATGCTCCCCAGAATGGAGGCCAGCCTGCTGGACAGAATGCGGTAAACCAAGAGCAGTCTTCGAAGAAATCGTGGTCTTCTCCTCCGGAGATGAAGATTGATCCGAATAAATCGTATCAAGCGACAGTAACGACCTCCAAAGGAACCTTCACGATCGAGCTGTTCGCCAAGGACGCTCCGAAGACGGTTAACAACTTTGTCTTTTTATCGAAGGAAGGCTTCTACAATGATATTACGTTCCACCGGATCATCCAGTCATTTATGGTGCAAACCGGAGATCCGCTTGGCAACGGTACTGGAGGGCCAGGTTATAAATTTGAGGATGAGCTGAATACGCCTCATAAATACGGGCCAGGCATTGTCGCCATGGCGAACTCAGGGAAAAATACGAACGGCAGCCAATTTTTCATCTGTACGGGTGAGGATAGCACAAGCTTAAACATGCAGCCCAATTACACGATCTTCGGTAAAGTGGTGGAGGGCATGGACGTCGTGCAGAACATCGCCGCAACACCGGTGAAAAAAGGAAGCGAGCCTACTCCAAGCGTGCCGACGGAAAATGTAACGATCCAATCGATAGCCATTACCGAAAAATAA
- a CDS encoding PBP1A family penicillin-binding protein, which produces MAERNSRTSGKAPMEKKPASGKAKKKKNITVGKVLWWTFVAGALAAICAMGVYIFIIVNGNKILTENLDKLEFSEASHIYDVNGNEAGSLKVENRENVESSEIPELLKQAFVATEDKRFEEHAGVDFFGIGRALVKDVIARSMVEGGSTITQQLAKNVFLSADKTFFRKATEMSIAVALEQRYSKDEILGYYLNRIYFGKRAYGVKAASKVYFGVSDLNQLKIWQVATLAAMPKAPNTYNPMSNPEKSTERRAVVLRLMQDQGYITESQRAEAAAVEYTAPKTAAESQYQTYIDYVLKEAQDMYGFEEDDLLRGGYEIYTTLDPVAQRTMEQTYANNRFFQKDGPQHKMQSSMVILNNKDGGIVAMIGGRDYVTRGLNRAVAQPRQPGSAFKPLVAFAPAVEQKGFTPYTRIRDEQRSYNGYSPRNYDGVYRGEVTMQEAIKRSINLPAVDLLNQIGVRTGRDFVRKLGIELTPEDNNLAIALGGLHRGVTTLQMAGAYSAFANDGYLNKPHAIIKITSSNGEVAAFKEESKQVMSAKTAWYMTQMMRTVVEPGGTGTAARFERPVAGKTGSTQLDIKGLERYNRDLWFTGYTPEWTAAVWMGFDRTDSKHYVSMSSGSAAAIFKEVMQKSLEKRPVTSFKKPGGVADPAAPPKSIGDLTAEYNQENRAVHLRWSGVGEGVTYQLFRKDSSMQDFPAEPLITTATTEVNDISAIKPDIYQYVVVPMNTQNNSAGQRSNVVTVTISEDGNGMDPLEPELPGQDSNEGNISPNHPGTNQPDTREPGTNLPGDRGESGTIRPGNGSGTGVQPGRGNQGGGQNGTGSGETGTGSGDGTGETGGTGGSTEPGTPANGSGSTGTGTPPTPETGTDPTGTSGSETGNTGTLRVPAGALQ; this is translated from the coding sequence ATGGCGGAACGAAACAGCAGAACATCGGGAAAAGCACCCATGGAGAAGAAACCGGCGTCAGGCAAGGCCAAGAAGAAAAAGAACATCACTGTAGGAAAAGTGTTGTGGTGGACCTTCGTTGCCGGAGCGCTGGCGGCGATCTGCGCAATGGGAGTATATATCTTTATTATCGTCAACGGAAACAAGATCTTAACGGAAAATCTGGATAAATTAGAGTTCAGTGAAGCCTCACACATCTATGATGTAAACGGCAATGAAGCTGGATCATTAAAAGTAGAGAACCGGGAAAATGTGGAATCCAGCGAAATTCCTGAGCTGCTTAAGCAGGCATTTGTGGCTACGGAAGACAAACGGTTCGAGGAACACGCTGGTGTCGACTTTTTTGGAATAGGTCGCGCTTTGGTCAAAGATGTTATCGCCCGCAGTATGGTCGAGGGGGGCAGCACCATCACCCAGCAGCTGGCCAAAAACGTGTTTTTGAGCGCTGACAAGACATTTTTCCGTAAAGCGACGGAGATGTCCATTGCAGTGGCGCTGGAGCAAAGATATTCGAAGGATGAAATTTTGGGGTATTATTTAAATCGTATTTATTTTGGAAAAAGAGCATACGGTGTGAAGGCAGCATCCAAAGTGTATTTCGGCGTGTCGGATTTGAATCAATTGAAAATATGGCAGGTGGCTACACTCGCGGCCATGCCTAAAGCGCCGAATACGTATAATCCGATGAGTAATCCTGAGAAATCGACGGAGCGCCGTGCGGTTGTGCTCCGGTTGATGCAGGATCAAGGATACATTACGGAATCGCAGCGCGCAGAAGCGGCTGCGGTAGAGTACACGGCTCCCAAGACCGCTGCTGAAAGCCAGTATCAAACCTATATCGATTACGTGCTGAAGGAAGCCCAGGATATGTACGGCTTTGAAGAGGATGATCTGCTTCGGGGAGGTTATGAGATTTATACGACCTTAGACCCTGTGGCGCAGCGGACAATGGAACAAACGTATGCGAACAATCGATTTTTCCAGAAAGACGGTCCGCAGCATAAAATGCAAAGCAGCATGGTGATCCTGAATAATAAGGATGGCGGCATCGTTGCCATGATCGGAGGACGGGACTACGTAACGCGTGGATTAAACCGTGCCGTAGCTCAGCCGAGACAGCCGGGTTCTGCGTTCAAACCGCTTGTGGCGTTCGCTCCTGCGGTTGAACAAAAGGGTTTCACCCCATACACCCGGATCAGAGACGAGCAGAGGTCCTACAACGGGTATTCGCCTAGAAACTATGACGGCGTCTATCGAGGCGAGGTCACCATGCAGGAAGCGATCAAACGCTCGATCAATTTACCGGCCGTCGATCTGCTGAATCAGATCGGGGTAAGGACCGGAAGGGATTTTGTCCGCAAATTGGGCATCGAGCTGACACCTGAGGATAACAATTTGGCCATCGCGCTCGGGGGATTGCACAGGGGCGTTACCACTCTCCAAATGGCTGGAGCGTACAGCGCCTTTGCGAACGACGGGTACCTGAACAAACCTCATGCCATTATCAAAATTACCAGCAGCAATGGTGAGGTGGCTGCGTTTAAAGAAGAGAGCAAGCAGGTGATGAGCGCCAAAACAGCCTGGTATATGACTCAAATGATGCGGACTGTAGTGGAGCCCGGGGGTACCGGTACGGCGGCGAGATTCGAACGTCCGGTTGCGGGCAAAACCGGGTCGACGCAGCTGGACATCAAGGGGCTGGAACGCTATAACCGGGATCTGTGGTTCACCGGATATACTCCGGAGTGGACGGCTGCGGTCTGGATGGGTTTTGATAGGACGGATTCGAAGCATTATGTGTCGATGAGCAGCGGCAGCGCGGCGGCAATTTTTAAAGAAGTGATGCAGAAATCGCTGGAGAAACGACCGGTGACTTCTTTCAAGAAGCCGGGAGGCGTAGCAGATCCTGCGGCGCCACCAAAAAGCATTGGAGACTTAACGGCGGAATACAATCAGGAGAATCGTGCCGTTCATCTCCGTTGGAGCGGTGTAGGTGAAGGGGTTACGTACCAATTGTTCCGCAAAGACAGTTCCATGCAGGATTTCCCTGCGGAACCGCTTATTACGACTGCGACGACGGAAGTGAACGATATTTCCGCGATTAAGCCGGATATTTATCAATATGTTGTTGTTCCTATGAATACGCAAAACAATTCGGCGGGCCAACGCTCCAATGTAGTGACCGTGACGATATCGGAAGATGGTAACGGTATGGATCCGTTAGAGCCGGAGCTTCCGGGTCAGGATTCGAACGAAGGGAACATTAGTCCGAATCATCCGGGGACGAATCAGCCTGATACCAGAGAACCCGGGACTAACTTGCCGGGAGACAGAGGCGAGTCAGGGACCATTCGACCGGGTAACGGGTCTGGAACGGGAGTGCAGCCGGGGCGAGGCAATCAAGGCGGCGGCCAGAACGGAACTGGCAGCGGCGAGACCGGTACGGGTTCAGGCGATGGAACTGGTGAAACAGGAGGTACGGGGGGCAGCACGGAGCCAGGAACACCGGCGAACGGTTCCGGTTCCACCGGAACCGGTACCCCGCCAACGCCTGAAACAGGAACCGACCCTACTGGCACGTCTGGAAGTGAAACGGGAAATACGGGTACGCTGAGAGTGCCGGCCGGAGCCTTGCAGTAA
- the hfq gene encoding RNA chaperone Hfq: MNKTINIQDTFLNQLRKENIPVTVYLTNGFQIRGVIRAFDNFTIIIDSEGRQQMVYKHAISTFTPQRAVSLMQQQEIAE; encoded by the coding sequence ATGAACAAGACGATCAACATTCAGGACACATTTTTGAACCAACTGCGCAAGGAGAACATTCCAGTCACCGTTTATCTGACCAATGGGTTTCAAATTCGAGGCGTGATTCGCGCATTCGATAACTTTACAATTATCATCGATAGCGAAGGCCGTCAGCAAATGGTATATAAGCATGCCATCTCGACCTTCACCCCGCAGCGAGCGGTTTCTTTAATGCAGCAGCAGGAAATCGCCGAGTAG
- the miaA gene encoding tRNA (adenosine(37)-N6)-dimethylallyltransferase MiaA — MLTETDRKRPRLLVLVGPTAVGKTKLSLTIAEHYNAEIISGDSMQVYRGMDIGTAKATLEELALIKHHMIDIHHPNEPFSVAEFQERCAELIPEINARGKLPFIVGGTGLYIESVCYNFQFSEVGSDEAFREEQQAFAESRGAEALHERLRQVDSESAERLHPNDQRRIIRALEIYHVSGERLSDQLKRQKKQSPYELCIIGLTMDRALLYKRIEERIDSMIELGLVEEVQSLLSAGCSPSSVAMKGLGYKQIVGYLEGHYSLEEAVLLLKRDTRHFAKRQLSWFRHMKDIEWVDVSELAEFSTHLKHIHAIIAQKLTIDR, encoded by the coding sequence ATGCTGACAGAGACGGACCGGAAGCGGCCAAGGCTGCTTGTACTTGTCGGCCCTACTGCCGTCGGCAAGACGAAACTGAGCCTGACGATAGCCGAACATTATAACGCGGAGATCATATCCGGGGATTCGATGCAGGTTTACCGTGGGATGGACATCGGTACCGCCAAAGCGACTCTCGAAGAACTGGCCTTGATCAAGCATCATATGATTGATATTCACCATCCGAATGAGCCGTTCTCCGTAGCTGAATTTCAGGAAAGGTGCGCAGAGCTGATTCCGGAGATTAATGCGCGGGGGAAGCTGCCTTTTATCGTGGGGGGCACCGGATTGTACATTGAATCGGTATGCTACAACTTCCAGTTCAGTGAGGTCGGATCGGACGAGGCGTTTCGCGAAGAGCAGCAGGCTTTTGCCGAATCCCGCGGTGCGGAGGCTCTTCATGAACGGCTTCGGCAGGTGGACTCGGAAAGCGCAGAGCGTCTGCATCCGAACGATCAACGGAGGATCATTCGAGCGCTCGAAATTTATCATGTGTCCGGGGAACGGTTATCAGACCAGTTGAAGCGTCAAAAAAAGCAGTCACCGTACGAATTGTGTATCATTGGGTTGACAATGGATAGAGCTTTACTATATAAACGTATTGAAGAGCGAATCGATTCCATGATAGAGCTCGGGCTGGTCGAAGAAGTGCAGAGCTTACTGTCGGCGGGCTGCAGCCCGTCATCCGTTGCGATGAAAGGGCTGGGATATAAGCAGATCGTAGGTTATCTGGAAGGGCACTATTCTCTAGAAGAAGCGGTACTGCTCCTTAAGCGGGATACACGCCATTTTGCCAAGAGACAGTTGTCTTGGTTTCGCCACATGAAAGACATCGAATGGGTGGATGTGAGCGAATTGGCAGAATTTTCTACACACCTGAAACATATTCATGCTATAATAGCACAAAAGCTAACGATTGACCGTTAA
- a CDS encoding class I SAM-dependent methyltransferase, translated as MFVTTSYEPSPAQLEEAQKLAHMLGGRCIERRQMSLSQLRRRYGDEEILLVSKERIEYHHERREPLFFHPSTAAVRIKRLLKGERDPLLQIAGIKTGDRIVDCTAGLGSDAIVFSFAVGPNGGITAIENTKIPCFLLKQGLKTYHSDVSGLNEAMRRIEVIQLDHLDYLRGLPENSVDVVYFDPMFRKPITESASIRAIRGLADDRPLSEESVAEAIRVSRRVVVMKEHRDSDQFASLGFAEVHRSGNKIAYGVIQC; from the coding sequence TTGTTCGTTACTACCTCCTATGAACCCAGTCCCGCGCAGCTGGAAGAAGCTCAGAAGCTCGCACATATGCTTGGCGGCCGATGCATCGAGCGCCGCCAAATGTCGTTGTCGCAGCTCAGGCGGCGATACGGGGACGAGGAGATCCTCCTGGTGTCCAAGGAGAGAATCGAGTATCATCATGAGCGGCGTGAGCCCTTATTTTTTCACCCCAGTACGGCAGCCGTACGTATTAAACGGCTGCTCAAAGGGGAGCGCGATCCGCTCTTGCAGATCGCAGGCATCAAGACAGGAGACCGGATTGTCGATTGCACGGCCGGGCTGGGCTCCGATGCGATCGTATTCTCGTTTGCCGTAGGGCCAAACGGTGGGATCACGGCCATAGAGAATACCAAAATCCCCTGTTTTTTACTTAAGCAAGGTCTAAAGACCTATCATTCAGATGTGTCTGGTTTGAATGAAGCGATGCGGCGCATTGAGGTGATTCAGCTGGATCATTTGGACTATTTGCGCGGATTGCCAGAGAATAGCGTCGATGTCGTTTATTTTGACCCGATGTTTCGGAAACCTATCACCGAATCGGCCTCCATCCGGGCGATTCGCGGATTAGCGGACGATCGGCCGCTCTCGGAAGAGAGCGTTGCGGAAGCGATACGAGTTTCCCGCAGGGTCGTTGTGATGAAGGAGCACCGCGATAGCGATCAATTCGCTAGCCTTGGTTTTGCCGAGGTGCACCGGTCCGGGAACAAAATTGCTTATGGAGTGATACAATGCTGA
- the mutL gene encoding DNA mismatch repair endonuclease MutL yields the protein MGKITILDEHIANQIAAGEVVERPSSVVKELVENAIDAGSSRIDVSIEEGGLQLIRVTDNGSGMDREDCETAFYRHATSKIASTHDLFQIRTLGFRGEALPSIGAVAKVELLTSPDSSGLGTRLVMQGGSVLERSDATAPQGTDITVRELFYNTPARLKYMKTIQTELGHVTDYIYRLALAHPGIAITLKHNGNVLAQTPGGGDLLQTIAAIYGTAVAKSMLPISGETLDYRLEGYIAKPEITRANRGGMTTVINGRYIRNFPMVQALLQGYHTLLPIGRFPVAVLHVQMDPTLIDVNVHPAKLEVRFSKEPELMQLVERETRETLGRQRLIPSAGQPGGAGKRPREPLVQEQLELYRPQATAAAERLTGAVGEAPRAPWTQPPLSERTAFADPPARRDAPAPARPEAPRERLQPREAAVASGALLRTLAPELEGPPALPDFPKLSPIGQLHGTYIVAQNEEGLFLIDQHAAHERINYERYFDMFGKPEEASQELLVPITLEFTAIEAAKLSDKLPQLEQAGVFLEPFGGTSFLVRAYPHWLPKGDEQAIVEEMIEWLMNEKKQVDIGKLREKAAIMCSCKASIKANQSIGTLEIETLLDRLAACRNPYTCPHGRPIVVSFSTYELEKMFKRVQ from the coding sequence ATGGGTAAAATCACCATTTTAGATGAACATATCGCCAACCAAATCGCTGCGGGCGAGGTCGTCGAACGGCCTTCCTCGGTGGTGAAGGAGCTTGTAGAAAATGCAATCGATGCTGGAAGCTCCAGGATCGATGTGTCGATCGAAGAAGGCGGTCTGCAGCTCATCCGGGTGACCGACAATGGCTCCGGGATGGATCGCGAGGATTGTGAAACGGCGTTTTACCGCCATGCGACCAGCAAAATCGCAAGCACTCACGATTTGTTCCAGATCCGCACGCTCGGCTTCCGCGGTGAGGCGCTTCCTAGTATCGGGGCGGTGGCCAAGGTAGAGCTGCTCACTTCCCCGGATTCCAGCGGTCTTGGGACACGTCTGGTCATGCAAGGCGGAAGCGTACTGGAGAGGTCCGATGCCACGGCTCCTCAGGGGACGGACATTACGGTGAGGGAGCTGTTTTACAATACGCCGGCCCGGCTTAAGTATATGAAGACGATTCAGACGGAGCTTGGACACGTGACGGATTATATTTACCGATTGGCGCTTGCGCATCCGGGAATTGCCATTACGCTGAAGCACAACGGGAATGTGCTGGCACAGACGCCTGGGGGCGGGGATCTGCTCCAGACGATCGCAGCCATCTACGGTACGGCCGTAGCCAAAAGCATGCTCCCGATTAGCGGCGAAACGCTTGATTATCGGCTAGAAGGCTATATCGCGAAGCCGGAGATTACCCGTGCGAACCGGGGCGGTATGACGACCGTGATCAACGGACGCTATATCCGCAATTTCCCGATGGTACAGGCTCTTCTGCAGGGCTATCACACGCTGCTTCCGATAGGCCGGTTTCCTGTGGCGGTGCTGCATGTGCAGATGGACCCAACGCTGATCGACGTGAACGTGCACCCGGCCAAGTTGGAGGTGCGCTTCAGCAAGGAGCCTGAGCTGATGCAGCTCGTTGAGCGCGAGACGCGCGAGACGCTAGGCCGTCAGCGCCTGATCCCGTCGGCGGGGCAGCCGGGGGGGGCAGGGAAGCGGCCGCGGGAGCCGCTTGTGCAGGAGCAGCTCGAGCTGTACCGGCCGCAGGCCACCGCAGCCGCGGAGCGCCTGACGGGCGCTGTTGGCGAAGCGCCCCGCGCGCCGTGGACGCAGCCGCCGCTCTCGGAGCGGACCGCCTTCGCGGATCCGCCGGCGCGCCGCGATGCGCCCGCCCCCGCGCGACCGGAAGCTCCGCGTGAGCGGCTGCAGCCGCGGGAAGCGGCCGTCGCTTCCGGAGCGCTGCTGCGTACACTAGCGCCAGAGCTGGAGGGACCGCCGGCGCTGCCGGATTTCCCGAAGCTGAGCCCTATCGGGCAGCTTCATGGCACTTACATCGTCGCCCAGAACGAAGAGGGATTGTTCCTGATCGACCAGCATGCGGCGCATGAGAGAATCAATTACGAGCGGTACTTCGACATGTTCGGTAAGCCGGAAGAGGCAAGCCAAGAGCTGCTTGTCCCCATTACGCTGGAATTCACGGCGATAGAGGCGGCGAAGCTGTCGGACAAGCTTCCGCAGCTGGAGCAGGCAGGGGTATTTTTGGAGCCTTTCGGAGGCACCTCCTTCCTTGTCAGAGCTTATCCTCACTGGCTGCCCAAAGGCGATGAACAGGCCATTGTGGAAGAGATGATCGAGTGGCTGATGAACGAGAAAAAGCAGGTGGATATCGGCAAGCTGCGGGAAAAGGCGGCGATCATGTGCTCATGTAAAGCATCGATCAAGGCGAATCAAAGCATCGGCACGCTGGAGATCGAAACGCTCCTTGATCGGCTAGCGGCCTGCCGCAATCCGTATACATGTCCGCACGGCAGGCCTATCGTCGTCAGTTTTTCGACCTATGAACTGGAAAAAATGTTCAAACGGGTACAATAA
- a CDS encoding S41 family peptidase, producing the protein MKRNVRKALWRKTIPALLSLSLLFPTAAPAWAAGSDSVTEVLELLEHNHVSAPNGSHLTDAAIQAMVDALRDPYTVYFTPEELQSFEDAVENQYVGIGVRVAMEEDGLYITDVFVDSPASHAGLKAGDLIVKVEGETTIGKQLEDVTSKIIGLPGTKVNLQVLRNEETNDLVMERQKVRVPTVMAGRFEPGIGYVKVTGFTSDADEMMSKELTALNEQGIQSLIVDLRNNPGGILETAQQMARLFVKEGTLMHTKDRDNVDDPVKIANGMTQPYPVFFLVNENSASASEVLTGALQDYGVITVIGTKTFGKGSVQQVVPLQSGGALKLTVQEYLTPKLRKVNGVGIEPDHKVEGGDVPQLLTALRMAGASRFELTLKRLNLTVNGVAVENAFPVLREQGQTYVPSRVLSALVGGSVEWNEATRSVRIVSSGGDVIFSSTGGDLLLRDGAGYVSLRQAASIWAGLQWSDDGGNLAIGFE; encoded by the coding sequence ATGAAAAGAAACGTCAGAAAAGCGCTTTGGCGCAAAACCATACCTGCCTTGCTCTCACTCTCGCTGCTGTTTCCGACCGCCGCACCTGCTTGGGCTGCGGGCTCGGACAGCGTGACTGAAGTACTAGAGCTGCTTGAACATAACCATGTGAGCGCTCCGAACGGAAGCCATTTGACCGATGCAGCGATCCAAGCTATGGTAGACGCGCTGCGAGATCCTTATACGGTATACTTTACGCCGGAAGAACTGCAGTCTTTTGAAGATGCGGTGGAGAATCAATATGTCGGGATTGGCGTCAGGGTAGCCATGGAGGAAGACGGGCTGTACATCACGGATGTGTTTGTCGATTCTCCGGCCAGCCATGCGGGGCTGAAGGCAGGCGACTTGATCGTTAAGGTGGAGGGGGAAACCACCATTGGCAAGCAGCTGGAGGATGTCACCTCCAAGATTATTGGTTTGCCGGGAACGAAAGTGAACCTCCAAGTGTTGCGGAATGAAGAAACGAATGACCTCGTGATGGAGCGTCAAAAAGTACGGGTTCCGACTGTAATGGCTGGGCGCTTCGAGCCTGGCATCGGGTATGTTAAGGTAACGGGGTTCACCAGCGATGCGGATGAGATGATGAGCAAGGAGCTGACCGCGCTGAATGAACAGGGAATCCAAAGTCTGATCGTGGACCTGCGCAATAACCCGGGCGGCATCCTGGAGACAGCTCAGCAGATGGCCAGGCTGTTCGTGAAGGAAGGGACGCTGATGCATACGAAGGATCGCGATAACGTGGATGACCCGGTGAAGATCGCTAATGGGATGACGCAGCCTTATCCGGTGTTTTTCCTGGTGAATGAGAACAGCGCGAGCGCTTCAGAGGTGCTGACGGGGGCTTTACAGGACTATGGTGTGATTACTGTTATCGGGACGAAAACGTTCGGTAAAGGCAGCGTACAGCAGGTTGTTCCTCTGCAATCGGGAGGCGCTTTGAAGCTCACCGTTCAAGAATATTTGACTCCGAAGCTTAGAAAAGTGAATGGAGTCGGTATTGAGCCCGATCACAAGGTAGAGGGCGGGGACGTTCCTCAGCTGTTAACGGCGCTTCGGATGGCCGGTGCGAGCCGTTTCGAGCTGACGCTAAAGCGTCTGAATTTGACTGTGAACGGTGTGGCTGTAGAGAACGCGTTCCCCGTTCTGCGTGAACAAGGTCAAACCTATGTCCCTTCTCGCGTGCTTTCAGCTTTGGTCGGCGGGAGCGTGGAGTGGAACGAAGCAACCCGGTCGGTTCGGATCGTTTCCTCAGGCGGCGACGTCATATTCAGCTCTACCGGGGGAGATCTGCTTCTGAGAGACGGAGCAGGGTATGTAAGTCTCCGGCAGGCAGCTTCCATATGGGCCGGTTTGCAATGGAGCGACGACGGCGGGAACTTGGCGATTGGATTCGAGTAA